In the Streptomyces sp. NBC_00525 genome, one interval contains:
- a CDS encoding DUF4232 domain-containing protein, whose translation MHAQPKLTKKLTLAAVAVLAGLSLTACQDDSTDAASPQGAASSPAAEGSAASSGTTGGNGGAATDGGGTSGGSTGGDSGSDSGSDKGSGGGQINTGPCKTANLTITAHHGMAEGDVLVSMKNESDACSLKGFPGVDLNTSDGDTFSADRSANTPQAVVLGGGETTHFMLHTPPNNTGGTGLRIVSIVVTPPNETHSKTLRIGLSLPVTEAGSDSGPGVTVEPVGYGKQ comes from the coding sequence ATGCACGCTCAGCCGAAGCTGACGAAGAAGCTGACCCTCGCCGCCGTGGCCGTCCTCGCGGGCCTGAGCCTGACGGCCTGCCAGGACGACAGCACCGACGCGGCCTCGCCGCAGGGCGCCGCGTCCTCCCCCGCCGCCGAGGGCTCGGCGGCTTCCTCGGGCACCACTGGCGGTAACGGTGGCGCCGCCACGGACGGCGGCGGCACGAGCGGCGGCTCCACGGGCGGCGACTCCGGCAGCGATTCCGGGAGCGACAAGGGCAGCGGCGGCGGCCAGATCAACACCGGGCCGTGCAAGACGGCCAACCTCACGATCACCGCCCATCACGGGATGGCTGAGGGGGACGTCCTGGTCAGCATGAAGAACGAGAGCGACGCCTGCTCGCTCAAGGGCTTCCCCGGCGTCGACCTGAACACGTCGGACGGCGACACGTTCAGCGCTGACCGCAGCGCGAACACGCCGCAGGCGGTTGTGCTCGGCGGCGGCGAGACGACCCACTTCATGCTCCACACCCCGCCCAACAACACCGGCGGCACCGGCCTCCGCATCGTCTCCATCGTCGTGACCCCGCCGAACGAGACGCATTCCAAGACACTCCGCATCGGCCTCAGCCTCCCGGTGACGGAGGCCGGTTCGGATTCCGGTCCGGGCGTCACGGTCGAGCCTGTCGGCTACGGCAAGCAGTGA
- a CDS encoding methyltransferase domain-containing protein — translation MNSTHTSTSTSAAGGRTVREYPTREEVGYALTTGGVLKAAWLDAYARVPREAFLPDTIWPFDMAAGKAIHVSRSEDAEAWRGYAHADVPIVTQWDDGRHAGREPGNVPTSSASMPSVVFRMLDALRVDDYCRVLEIGTGTGWNAALLAHKVGEENVVTVEVDEGVAARARNTLAHYFGMPVDVLHGDGRAGAPGRGVFDRVIATCGVRSIPYAWITQTRPGGVIVAPWGTAFTNADALVRLRVGPEGESASGRFLGPVEFMKLRAHRTAPLDHEAYAHQLPAVPAALVPADAVRALADADRFDALPFALGLRVPHCSYVAAPARGDTRPHWLYSRRDRSWACALLTDGEDTARVWQHGGRHLWDEARAGFEWWVAQGRPGWERFGLTVNGEGEGEGERVWLDEEGRGL, via the coding sequence ATGAACAGCACGCACACGAGCACGAGCACGAGCGCTGCGGGCGGGCGGACGGTACGGGAGTACCCGACCCGCGAGGAGGTGGGCTACGCGCTCACCACGGGCGGCGTCCTGAAGGCGGCCTGGCTCGACGCCTATGCGCGAGTGCCCCGCGAGGCGTTCCTGCCGGACACGATCTGGCCGTTCGACATGGCGGCCGGGAAGGCGATCCACGTATCGCGGTCCGAGGACGCGGAGGCGTGGCGGGGGTACGCGCACGCGGACGTGCCGATCGTGACGCAGTGGGACGACGGTCGCCACGCGGGCCGCGAACCCGGCAATGTGCCGACGTCCTCGGCGTCGATGCCGAGCGTGGTGTTCCGGATGCTCGACGCCCTGCGGGTGGACGACTACTGCCGTGTCCTGGAGATCGGCACGGGCACGGGCTGGAACGCGGCGCTCCTCGCCCACAAGGTCGGCGAGGAGAACGTGGTGACCGTGGAGGTGGACGAGGGGGTGGCGGCTCGCGCGCGGAACACCCTCGCCCACTACTTCGGGATGCCGGTGGACGTTCTGCACGGGGACGGCCGTGCGGGGGCGCCGGGACGCGGGGTGTTCGACCGGGTCATCGCGACGTGCGGGGTGCGCTCGATCCCGTACGCGTGGATCACGCAGACGCGCCCCGGCGGCGTCATCGTGGCGCCGTGGGGTACGGCGTTCACGAACGCCGACGCGCTGGTACGACTCCGGGTGGGGCCGGAGGGGGAGAGCGCGAGCGGCAGGTTTCTGGGCCCGGTCGAGTTCATGAAGCTCCGGGCGCACCGGACGGCCCCGCTCGACCATGAGGCGTACGCACATCAACTCCCGGCGGTGCCTGCGGCGTTGGTTCCGGCGGATGCGGTGAGGGCCCTGGCGGACGCGGACCGGTTCGACGCGCTGCCCTTCGCCCTGGGGCTGCGCGTACCGCACTGCTCGTACGTGGCCGCGCCGGCGCGCGGCGACACCCGGCCCCACTGGCTCTACAGCCGCAGGGACCGCTCCTGGGCGTGCGCGCTGCTGACGGACGGCGAGGACACGGCCCGCGTATGGCAGCACGGCGGCCGGCACCTGTGGGACGAGGCACGGGCCGGCTTCGAGTGGTGGGTGGCGCAGGGGCGTCCGGGCTGGGAACGCTTCGGCCTGACGGTGAACGGGGAGGGGGAGGGGGAGGGGGAGCGGGTCTGGCTGGACGAGGAGGGGCGCGGTTTGTGA
- a CDS encoding helix-turn-helix domain-containing protein — translation MVNIKKLNPNSSPQAAYGARLRRLREARGWTQDHFAGAVGCSGRHVSAIETGRKPATLLFSRKADAAFGLTGTLDSFEREWRKIKHGSLLEGFPEYVGYEGRAVEIRLFQPSLVPGLMQTPEYARTLNGSYVQRGSVTAEQAEERVSLVLERQAALVRPRPPMMFVVLDESCLHQAIGGSKVMNAQLLRLEELAALPNWLIHVAPFSLGERRAFHLPVNLLTLADRSVVAYAESEVQGYLERESSLVVPMLTAYHQLQGEALSPTASVAMISQLRRGIS, via the coding sequence TTGGTCAACATCAAGAAGCTGAATCCGAACTCTTCGCCGCAGGCGGCTTATGGCGCGCGTTTACGCAGGCTGCGTGAGGCACGCGGCTGGACCCAGGATCACTTCGCCGGTGCGGTCGGATGCAGCGGACGCCACGTCTCGGCAATCGAGACAGGTCGCAAGCCCGCGACCCTCCTTTTCTCCCGGAAGGCTGACGCCGCATTCGGCCTGACCGGCACGCTCGACTCCTTCGAGCGTGAATGGCGCAAGATCAAGCACGGCAGCTTGCTGGAGGGCTTCCCCGAGTACGTGGGATACGAGGGCCGGGCCGTAGAGATCCGGCTCTTCCAACCTTCCCTCGTCCCCGGCCTGATGCAGACCCCTGAATACGCTCGGACCTTGAACGGCAGCTACGTACAACGCGGTTCCGTCACTGCCGAGCAGGCCGAGGAGCGCGTCTCGCTTGTGCTGGAGAGGCAGGCCGCGCTGGTGAGGCCCCGGCCGCCCATGATGTTTGTCGTCCTGGACGAAAGCTGCCTCCACCAAGCCATTGGCGGATCGAAGGTCATGAACGCCCAGCTGCTTCGGCTGGAAGAGCTGGCCGCGCTACCCAACTGGCTCATTCATGTAGCGCCATTCTCCCTGGGAGAACGGCGGGCATTCCATCTACCCGTCAATCTGCTCACACTCGCTGACCGATCCGTCGTGGCGTATGCCGAATCCGAAGTTCAGGGATATCTCGAACGCGAGTCTTCGCTCGTGGTGCCCATGCTCACCGCCTATCACCAACTTCAGGGCGAGGCACTGTCCCCGACAGCGTCGGTGGCCATGATCAGCCAGTTACGAAGGGGCATCTCGTGA
- a CDS encoding DUF397 domain-containing protein yields MVAPGWYKSSYSSNGGDCIEVAANLAGAVPMRDSKQDGGPVVTVSADTFASFVRWAGAPAGEFGDV; encoded by the coding sequence ATGGTCGCCCCAGGCTGGTACAAGTCCTCGTACAGCTCGAACGGCGGCGACTGCATCGAGGTCGCGGCGAACCTTGCCGGGGCCGTCCCCATGCGGGACTCCAAGCAGGACGGCGGACCGGTTGTAACCGTCTCCGCCGACACATTCGCCTCGTTCGTACGCTGGGCCGGGGCTCCGGCCGGTGAGTTCGGGGACGTCTGA
- a CDS encoding GNAT family N-acetyltransferase, with protein sequence MSPHLTLGPLAFLPDEIADVVDLYAGNPAYWQAAGEHDPEHIEAAKVEADLRAEAAVEGGEVLLGRDEEGRVVGIVCLLARHPVDGLPWIGLLMVSGDSHRTGIGRQLVALIEQRYRAEGRRGLRLAVLENNPDAVAFWHSLGWREIDRRTDRAHGRPCIVMHKPLT encoded by the coding sequence ATGTCACCCCACCTCACCCTCGGCCCCCTCGCCTTCCTGCCCGACGAGATCGCCGACGTAGTCGATCTCTACGCCGGCAACCCCGCCTACTGGCAGGCGGCCGGCGAGCACGACCCCGAGCACATCGAGGCCGCGAAGGTGGAGGCCGATCTCCGGGCGGAGGCTGCCGTGGAGGGCGGGGAGGTGTTGCTCGGACGGGACGAGGAGGGGCGAGTCGTCGGAATCGTCTGCCTGCTCGCGCGACACCCGGTGGACGGCCTGCCCTGGATCGGGCTGCTGATGGTGAGCGGGGACTCCCACCGTACGGGCATCGGCCGGCAACTCGTCGCCCTCATCGAACAGCGGTACCGAGCCGAAGGCCGACGCGGCCTTCGGCTCGCCGTGCTGGAGAACAACCCCGACGCCGTCGCCTTCTGGCACTCCCTCGGCTGGCGCGAGATCGACCGGCGTACCGACAGGGCCCACGGCCGCCCATGCATCGTCATGCACAAGCCGCTCACATAG
- a CDS encoding dienelactone hydrolase family protein yields the protein MPTKTLRIPTPDGQADAFAAFPDRGERHPGVLMYADGFGIRPVVREMALELAGHGYYVLVPNFFYRNGPAPVIELPEHIGEKERPALIAQLMPLIEAHTTERILSDAHAYLGFLAAQPEVGAGPVGVTGYCIGGLLATHTAAAHPTQVAALAAFHAPVGAAGPDAFAAITAQVHFGHAEDDLTPQVLGELNQALDAAKVDYTSEIYPGTAHGFTMSDTDVFDPAGLQRHWDRLLPLLDRTLRNG from the coding sequence ATGCCCACCAAGACACTGCGGATTCCCACCCCGGACGGCCAGGCCGATGCCTTCGCCGCGTTCCCCGATCGCGGCGAACGGCACCCAGGGGTGCTGATGTACGCGGACGGCTTCGGCATCCGGCCCGTGGTGCGGGAGATGGCCCTCGAACTGGCCGGCCACGGGTACTACGTGCTCGTCCCCAACTTCTTCTACCGGAACGGCCCGGCACCGGTGATCGAACTTCCCGAGCACATCGGGGAGAAGGAAAGGCCCGCGCTCATCGCCCAGTTGATGCCCTTGATCGAGGCGCACACCACCGAACGCATCCTCAGCGACGCCCACGCCTACCTCGGCTTCCTCGCCGCTCAGCCCGAGGTCGGCGCCGGACCGGTCGGGGTCACCGGCTACTGCATCGGCGGCCTCCTGGCGACGCACACCGCCGCGGCCCACCCCACCCAGGTGGCCGCCCTCGCCGCGTTCCACGCCCCGGTGGGCGCGGCCGGGCCGGACGCCTTCGCGGCGATCACCGCCCAGGTCCACTTCGGCCACGCCGAGGACGACCTGACACCGCAAGTCCTTGGCGAGCTGAACCAGGCCCTGGACGCCGCGAAGGTCGACTACACCTCCGAGATCTACCCCGGCACGGCCCACGGGTTCACCATGTCCGACACCGACGTCTTCGACCCCGCCGGGCTGCAACGTCACTGGGACCGCCTGCTGCCCCTCCTCGACCGCACACTGCGCAACGGCTGA
- a CDS encoding DUF397 domain-containing protein: protein MALSPSEWRKSTYSGNFEDACVEARAAASTVHVRDSKDLSRHPLEFSGPAWQVFLSACKQPTPQDV from the coding sequence ATGGCACTGTCGCCCAGCGAATGGCGCAAGAGCACCTACAGCGGCAACTTCGAGGACGCTTGTGTGGAGGCCCGAGCAGCTGCGTCCACCGTGCACGTCCGAGACTCCAAGGACCTCTCCCGGCACCCTCTGGAGTTCTCCGGGCCGGCATGGCAGGTATTCCTCTCCGCCTGCAAGCAGCCGACGCCCCAAGACGTGTGA
- a CDS encoding GNAT family N-acetyltransferase, protein MTVTIRPAHPDDVPALAELIEEIERFYGGTALQPLPERRTQTKEALFGPQPLAHALVAATDDGRLAGLAAYSFLWPARGTTHALFLKELYVRDAWRGEGVGARLMAGLREVASARPGCSRVEWMADTNNPPARRFYESLGFKELDGKVVYRVGSGE, encoded by the coding sequence ATGACCGTGACCATCCGCCCCGCCCACCCGGACGACGTCCCCGCCCTGGCGGAGCTGATCGAGGAGATCGAGCGCTTCTACGGCGGGACGGCCCTTCAGCCCTTGCCGGAACGCCGCACCCAGACGAAGGAGGCCCTGTTCGGCCCGCAACCCCTGGCCCACGCCCTGGTCGCGGCCACGGACGACGGCCGACTCGCGGGCCTGGCCGCGTACTCGTTCCTGTGGCCGGCGCGGGGGACGACCCATGCCCTGTTCCTGAAGGAGCTGTACGTACGCGACGCGTGGCGCGGCGAGGGAGTCGGCGCCCGCCTGATGGCCGGACTGCGCGAAGTGGCGTCGGCGCGGCCGGGGTGCAGCCGGGTGGAGTGGATGGCGGACACGAACAACCCGCCCGCACGACGCTTCTACGAGAGCCTGGGCTTCAAGGAACTGGACGGCAAGGTGGTGTACCGGGTGGGGTCGGGGGAGTGA
- a CDS encoding aminoglycoside phosphotransferase family protein → MIVIPEEFARTTIAREGDAGAAWLRELPGLAAELIDGWTCVPDGEVMFGGVGIIVPVRRDGAPPAVLKVSFPHPGNDHEPDAFVAWGGRGAVTLYERDDARYAMLLERATPVTLAGAAEGDEVVAVAARLGRRLAVPAPAGLPRLSDQADAWEAELRKDAAELTHALPRPVLEAALATVRELARQQPDTLVHGDLHAGNILRAEREPWLAVDPKGYVGDPAYDAGTLLKSRAFALAEADDLDAAVRRVIAVYADAAELDRERVRRWAQLHAVQAAFWARRHGFRVARGGPQLEWITAFADRLAELLT, encoded by the coding sequence ATGATCGTGATTCCGGAAGAGTTCGCGCGGACCACCATTGCGCGCGAGGGGGACGCCGGGGCCGCCTGGCTTCGGGAACTGCCGGGGCTGGCGGCCGAGTTGATCGACGGCTGGACCTGTGTGCCGGACGGCGAGGTCATGTTCGGGGGCGTCGGCATCATCGTGCCCGTACGGCGGGACGGGGCGCCGCCCGCCGTGCTGAAGGTGTCCTTCCCGCACCCCGGCAACGACCACGAGCCCGACGCCTTCGTCGCGTGGGGCGGGCGCGGGGCCGTCACGCTGTACGAGCGGGACGACGCCCGGTACGCGATGCTGCTGGAGCGGGCCACGCCGGTGACGCTCGCCGGGGCCGCCGAGGGGGACGAGGTCGTGGCCGTCGCCGCGCGGCTCGGGCGGCGGCTGGCCGTGCCCGCCCCGGCCGGGCTGCCCCGGCTCAGCGACCAGGCCGACGCGTGGGAGGCCGAGCTGCGCAAGGACGCCGCCGAGCTGACGCACGCGCTCCCGCGCCCCGTGCTGGAGGCCGCCCTCGCGACCGTACGGGAACTCGCCCGACAGCAGCCGGACACCCTGGTCCACGGCGACCTGCACGCCGGCAACATCCTGCGCGCCGAACGCGAGCCCTGGCTGGCCGTCGACCCCAAGGGCTACGTCGGCGACCCGGCGTACGACGCGGGCACCCTGCTCAAGTCGCGGGCGTTCGCCCTCGCCGAAGCGGACGACCTGGACGCGGCCGTGCGCCGGGTGATCGCCGTCTACGCGGACGCGGCCGAGCTGGACCGCGAACGCGTACGCCGCTGGGCCCAGTTGCACGCGGTGCAGGCCGCGTTCTGGGCGCGCCGGCACGGCTTCCGCGTGGCTCGGGGCGGCCCGCAACTGGAATGGATCACGGCGTTCGCGGACCGGCTGGCGGAGCTGCTCACCTGA
- a CDS encoding DoxX family protein gives MRIAYLIVTALGILFNGAAAVTYLIGHEYPKTQADMKGIPRRYVPVLGLLLAAGTLGLAAGFAVPALGTLAASGLVLYFIGAIIAHLRVGSRNIVGGIVFLATAVAALVLGVQHHGAW, from the coding sequence ATGCGTATCGCCTACCTCATCGTCACCGCCCTCGGCATCCTCTTCAACGGCGCCGCGGCCGTGACGTACCTCATCGGGCACGAGTACCCCAAGACGCAGGCCGACATGAAGGGCATCCCGCGCAGGTACGTGCCCGTGCTCGGGCTGTTGCTGGCCGCCGGGACCCTCGGGCTGGCGGCCGGGTTCGCCGTGCCGGCGCTCGGCACCCTCGCCGCCTCCGGACTCGTCCTCTACTTCATCGGGGCGATCATCGCCCACCTGCGGGTCGGCTCCCGGAACATCGTCGGCGGGATCGTCTTCCTCGCGACCGCCGTCGCGGCCCTCGTCCTGGGCGTGCAGCACCACGGCGCCTGGTAG
- a CDS encoding cellulase family glycosylhydrolase: MSTASYAARHAVKRPASVILTVLATLLGVLGLGALTPAQASPAQAAPAPAAPADTAATTGLHISDGRLVEGNGNDFIMRGVNHAHTWYPGETQSLADIKATGANTVRVVLSDGYRWSENGPDDVASVVAQCKANRLICVLEVHDTTGYGEDSAAGTLDHAADYWIGLKDVLDGQEDYIVINIGNEPWGNTDPAGWTAPTTAAIEKLRAAGFAHTIMVDAPNWGQDWQNVMRDNAQAVYDADTTGNLLFSIHMYSVYNTAQKVTDYLNTFVDAGLPLVIGEFGGPADQYGDPDEDTMMSEAQRLGLGWIAWSWSGNTDPILDLTIGFDPARLSPWGERIFHGANGIAQTSREATVYGGPAEEDTEAPTAPGAPAASAVTDTSATLTWAASSDNVAVAGYDVVRVSGTAETVVASSATTGVTVTGLTADTAYSFAVYARDAAGNRSARSAAVSVTTDEAPTTPASSCAVGYKVVGQWPGGFQGEITIRNTGTAAVDGWTLGFDFADGQTITNMWGGTPTQSGASVSIAPAAYTATIAPNGSVTVGFTGSQNGTNGVPAAFTLSGAACATA; the protein is encoded by the coding sequence ATGAGTACCGCGAGCTACGCAGCGAGACATGCCGTGAAGCGCCCCGCTTCCGTCATCCTCACCGTCCTGGCCACCCTCCTCGGGGTCCTCGGCCTCGGCGCCCTCACCCCCGCACAGGCATCCCCCGCGCAGGCCGCTCCCGCCCCGGCGGCCCCGGCCGACACCGCCGCCACCACCGGGCTGCACATCAGTGACGGCCGGCTCGTCGAGGGCAACGGGAACGACTTCATCATGCGCGGGGTCAACCACGCGCACACCTGGTACCCCGGCGAGACCCAGTCGCTGGCCGACATCAAGGCGACCGGGGCCAACACCGTCCGCGTCGTGCTGTCCGACGGCTACCGCTGGAGCGAGAACGGGCCCGACGACGTCGCCTCCGTCGTCGCGCAGTGCAAGGCGAACCGGCTGATCTGCGTCCTGGAGGTGCACGACACCACCGGGTACGGGGAGGACTCCGCCGCCGGCACGCTGGACCACGCGGCCGACTACTGGATCGGCCTCAAGGACGTCCTCGACGGCCAGGAGGACTACATCGTCATCAACATCGGCAACGAGCCCTGGGGCAACACGGACCCGGCCGGCTGGACCGCCCCCACCACCGCCGCGATCGAGAAGCTGCGCGCCGCCGGCTTCGCGCACACGATCATGGTGGATGCGCCCAACTGGGGCCAGGACTGGCAGAACGTCATGCGGGACAACGCGCAGGCGGTCTACGACGCCGACACCACCGGCAACCTGCTCTTCTCGATCCACATGTACAGCGTCTACAACACCGCTCAGAAGGTCACCGACTACCTGAACACCTTCGTGGACGCCGGACTGCCCCTGGTCATCGGCGAGTTCGGCGGGCCCGCCGACCAGTACGGCGACCCGGACGAGGACACCATGATGTCCGAGGCACAGCGGCTCGGGCTCGGCTGGATCGCCTGGTCCTGGAGCGGCAACACCGACCCGATCCTCGACCTGACCATCGGCTTCGACCCGGCGCGGCTCAGCCCCTGGGGCGAGCGCATCTTCCACGGCGCGAACGGCATCGCCCAGACCTCCCGCGAGGCCACGGTCTACGGCGGGCCCGCCGAGGAGGACACCGAGGCCCCCACCGCTCCGGGCGCCCCGGCCGCCTCGGCCGTGACCGACACCTCCGCCACGCTGACCTGGGCCGCCTCCTCCGACAACGTTGCCGTCGCCGGGTACGACGTCGTCCGCGTCAGCGGCACCGCGGAGACCGTGGTCGCCTCCTCCGCCACCACGGGCGTGACCGTCACCGGGCTGACCGCCGACACCGCGTACTCCTTCGCCGTCTACGCGCGGGACGCGGCCGGCAACCGTTCGGCGCGGTCGGCCGCCGTGAGCGTCACCACGGACGAGGCCCCGACGACGCCGGCCAGCAGCTGCGCGGTCGGGTACAAGGTGGTCGGCCAGTGGCCGGGCGGCTTCCAGGGCGAGATCACCATCCGCAACACCGGCACCGCCGCCGTCGACGGCTGGACGCTCGGCTTCGACTTCGCCGACGGCCAGACCATCACCAACATGTGGGGCGGTACGCCGACCCAGTCCGGCGCCTCGGTCAGCATCGCGCCGGCCGCGTACACCGCCACGATCGCCCCGAATGGTTCGGTGACCGTGGGCTTCACGGGCAGCCAGAACGGTACGAACGGCGTCCCCGCCGCGTTCACCCTCAGCGGCGCGGCCTGCGCCACCGCGTGA
- a CDS encoding dihydrofolate reductase family protein — protein MRKLVYYIAATLDGFIAGPDGSDPTGPDGFWPIPEDYLKHLIAEYPETLPGPARAALGVTAEGTHFDTILEGRRSYQIGLDAGVTDAYPHLRHLVFSRTLGESPDPAVEIVATDPVARVRELKREDGKDLWLVGGGELAGALYGEIDRLILKLSPTTIGSGIPLFGRNAAFEPAAWALTDHTVLGSGAAYVTYERAAAVTG, from the coding sequence GTGCGCAAGCTTGTCTACTACATCGCCGCGACCCTGGACGGCTTCATCGCCGGACCGGACGGCTCCGACCCCACCGGGCCCGACGGCTTCTGGCCCATCCCGGAGGACTACCTCAAGCACCTGATCGCCGAGTACCCGGAGACGCTGCCCGGCCCGGCGCGGGCCGCGCTCGGCGTGACGGCGGAGGGCACGCACTTCGACACGATCCTGGAGGGCCGCCGCTCCTATCAGATCGGCCTGGACGCCGGTGTGACGGACGCCTACCCGCACCTGCGCCACCTGGTCTTCTCCCGCACCCTCGGCGAGAGCCCCGACCCGGCCGTGGAGATCGTCGCGACCGACCCGGTGGCGCGCGTACGGGAGTTGAAGCGGGAGGACGGCAAGGACCTCTGGCTGGTCGGCGGCGGCGAACTGGCCGGGGCCCTCTACGGGGAGATCGACCGGCTGATCCTCAAGCTGAGCCCGACGACGATCGGCTCCGGCATTCCGCTGTTCGGCCGGAACGCGGCGTTCGAACCGGCGGCCTGGGCGCTCACGGACCACACGGTCCTGGGGAGCGGAGCGGCGTACGTGACGTACGAGCGTGCCGCCGCCGTCACCGGCTAG
- a CDS encoding serine/threonine-protein kinase, giving the protein MSGQQPARGDASQVFQPLAADDPTTIAGYRLAAKLGAGGMGKVYLSYTPGGRPVAIKVIRPEFGEDAEFRRRFAQEVQSAQRVQGLFTAPVIDADTEGAQPWLATAYVPGPSLADAVVAHGALPVETVLLMIAGMAEALHVIHGAGIVHRDLKPSNVLLAADGPRVIDFGIAYAADATSLTGSGVTIGTPSFMAPEQAAGRRVTPATDIFALGQVAAFASTGSPAFGEGTSHGVLYRIVHEEPDLTGVPERLMELVGRCLAKDAANRPSVAEVIQLCQTANAETVLRRPEDWLPKPVAADITVRAAAPAPVQTPPPPSSAPATPAPTPASAAPATPPVQAPAAPATPAAPPVRDAPPAPATPAAPAGYAPTAPAPSTPPPGYGPPVTPAPGHGPAPVAPGPYGAQGGYQQAQPSYGYPGPAYTGGGVTQPTAQVAQPAPPKRRRGRAAALAIVAALLFGVAGGGTAYFLLKDDGKEDKAGAVTQDKNEPKPTKSSRPSSDDTAGTDSGSGTEDDGETQQPDGQTPATTDPTPDDFPGINLTRGYHLTFGDAEVRPQDGVDGEYELAYDSGYLEAESDGGKLTLLDPGQEGSLDVCRAETRFASSISIEKLSKGRQVCVTTGTGHMGLVTFQAKSPEDSPSDYITLDVTVWRNAVR; this is encoded by the coding sequence ATGAGCGGTCAGCAGCCAGCCAGAGGCGACGCCTCGCAGGTCTTCCAGCCCCTCGCGGCCGACGACCCGACCACCATCGCCGGGTACCGGCTGGCCGCCAAGCTCGGCGCGGGCGGCATGGGCAAGGTGTATCTGTCGTACACGCCGGGCGGGCGGCCCGTCGCGATCAAGGTGATCCGGCCCGAGTTCGGCGAGGACGCGGAGTTCCGGCGGCGGTTCGCTCAGGAGGTGCAGTCCGCGCAGCGCGTGCAGGGGCTGTTCACCGCGCCCGTGATCGACGCGGACACCGAGGGCGCGCAGCCCTGGCTCGCCACCGCGTATGTGCCGGGTCCCTCGCTCGCCGACGCGGTCGTGGCGCACGGCGCGCTGCCGGTCGAGACGGTGCTGCTGATGATCGCGGGCATGGCGGAGGCGCTGCACGTCATCCACGGGGCGGGGATCGTCCACCGCGACCTCAAGCCGTCGAACGTGCTGCTCGCGGCGGACGGGCCGCGCGTCATCGACTTCGGCATCGCCTACGCGGCGGACGCCACGTCGCTCACGGGCAGCGGGGTCACCATCGGCACCCCGTCGTTCATGGCGCCCGAGCAGGCCGCCGGGCGTCGGGTCACGCCCGCGACGGACATCTTCGCGCTGGGCCAGGTCGCGGCGTTCGCCTCCACGGGCTCGCCCGCGTTCGGCGAGGGCACCTCGCACGGGGTGCTGTACCGGATCGTGCACGAGGAGCCGGACCTGACCGGGGTGCCGGAGCGGCTGATGGAGCTGGTCGGGCGCTGCCTGGCGAAGGACGCGGCGAACCGGCCCTCGGTCGCCGAGGTGATCCAGCTGTGCCAGACCGCGAACGCGGAGACGGTGCTGCGGCGGCCGGAGGACTGGCTGCCGAAGCCGGTCGCCGCCGACATCACCGTAAGGGCGGCCGCGCCGGCCCCCGTACAGACCCCGCCGCCCCCGTCATCCGCGCCGGCCACGCCCGCGCCCACGCCCGCCTCCGCCGCGCCCGCGACGCCGCCGGTCCAGGCGCCCGCCGCCCCCGCGACACCCGCCGCGCCGCCGGTGCGGGACGCGCCTCCCGCTCCCGCCACGCCCGCCGCTCCGGCCGGGTACGCGCCGACCGCTCCGGCGCCGAGCACCCCGCCGCCGGGGTACGGCCCGCCGGTCACGCCCGCGCCGGGGCACGGGCCCGCGCCGGTGGCGCCGGGGCCGTACGGCGCGCAGGGCGGCTACCAGCAGGCGCAGCCGTCGTACGGGTATCCGGGGCCCGCGTACACCGGGGGCGGCGTCACGCAGCCGACCGCGCAGGTGGCCCAGCCCGCGCCCCCGAAGCGCCGGCGCGGGCGGGCCGCCGCCCTGGCGATCGTCGCGGCGCTGCTGTTCGGTGTGGCGGGCGGGGGTACGGCGTACTTCCTGCTGAAGGACGACGGCAAGGAGGACAAGGCCGGGGCCGTCACCCAGGACAAGAACGAGCCGAAGCCGACGAAGAGTTCCCGGCCCAGCTCGGACGACACGGCCGGGACGGACTCGGGTTCGGGCACGGAGGACGACGGGGAGACGCAGCAGCCGGACGGCCAGACACCCGCGACGACGGACCCGACGCCGGACGACTTCCCCGGCATCAACCTGACGCGGGGCTACCACCTGACGTTCGGGGACGCGGAGGTGCGTCCGCAGGACGGCGTGGACGGCGAGTACGAGCTGGCGTACGACTCCGGCTACCTGGAGGCGGAGAGCGACGGCGGCAAGCTGACCCTCCTCGACCCCGGCCAGGAGGGTTCGCTGGACGTCTGCCGCGCGGAGACGCGCTTCGCGTCGAGCATCTCCATCGAGAAGCTGTCCAAGGGCCGCCAGGTGTGCGTGACCACCGGAACCGGGCACATGGGCCTGGTGACGTTCCAGGCGAAGTCCCCGGAGGACTCGCCGAGCGACTACATCACGCTCGACGTGACGGTGTGGCGCAACGCGGTGCGGTGA